The genomic interval TCTCCAAGAAATTCCGTTTAGAAGTAGGCTACATGAACCAATACCTACCGGGATTGGATCGGGATCAAATCAACATCAACTCCTTTTTGACCTTTTAGGGGAAATGAGGCATCGCGCCGTAGGCGCAAATTCAAGTCCATATGGCACACCCTTCAAAATCGGAACGACTTCACGCCTTAGACGCCTTGCGCGCCATCATGATGCTCTTGGGGATCGTCATTCATTCCGCCATCACTTATGGAACAGTCGACTACGGGAGTGCTTGGAGTTTGAAGGATCCCGTAAATCACTGGTCCAATGATTTTATCGTTGCCTTTATCCACGCCTTTCGCATGCAAATCTTCTTCTTGGTTTCAGGCTTCTTTAGCGCCCTGCTCTTTTACGATCGATCGCCAGGACGCATGATTCAAAATCGCGTGAAGCGCATTGCCCTTCCCTTTATCGTTTTTCTCTTTGTTCTGTGGCCAAGCATCAAATTCGGTTTTGTCTATACAGGGTCGGTATTTTCTGGAGAACCTGAATCCTGGGGCCTTGCGGTGACTGATCTTTGGAGCCTCGGCTCGATCCTCCCCAACAACACCTTCCACCTGTGGTTCCTGTACACCTTGATCTGGATCACTATGTTCAGCATTGGTTTTGCCTTCTTCTTTGTGCGGTTCAAGAAGATGGCCTCTAAAATCCATCAGGGCTTTCGTTTCGTATTACAGCGACCACTGCTACGCCTGCTCGTCTTGGGGCTATTGACCATGGGCGTCTACGGGAGCATCAATACGTGGTCCGCTCCGGTGTCCGGATCGTTCATTCCAAACTTTTTGTCCATCGTATACTACCTCTTTTTCTATCTCATCGGCTGGGTCCTCTTCAAATCCAAGGACCTCCTAGGCCAGATGGAGCGGGGCTTTGGCTGGAACTTCGCCCTAGGTATGGTGCTCTTTTGCATTCACTTCTTCCTGTATGATTCGTGGAGCTTCTGGGAGCACGTGGCAATAAAATCGCTGATGGTATGGGGCTTGATTTTCGGAATCACGGGAGCCTTTATTCGATACGGAAGTGACCACTCCCCCACTATGCGCTATGTGAGCGACTCCTCCTATTGGGTGTACCTCGTGCACCTGAGCTGGACGGCCTTCTTGCCTGGGCTACTGGCGGATTGGGCTGTTCCTTCTACGGTTAAGTTTTTGACCGTGGCCGCCATCACATCCGTCTTTTGCTTTGTGACCTACCACTACATCGTACGGGCCACCTTTATCGGCGCTTTCTTGAACGGACGTCGGTACGAACGTAAATTGCCTCGATAATGGACCAAATGGAATTATTGATCGACCTGCATCGAGGCAATCCTCGTCAAGGACCGGGAAGCACAGCGAGTACGCTGAGGGCCTTAAAGGCCTGTGGCCTTCCTCGCGAGCAAAGGCTTCGGGTAGCGGATATCGGTTGCGGTTCAGGGGCGCAAACCCTAGTACTGGCTGAGGAGCTCGAGGCGGATATAGTTGCCGTGGACCTGTTTCCTGAGTTTACGGAAGAACTGAATCATCGCGCCGTAAGCGCAGGGTTTCATGACTCCATCAAAACGGCTAATGAATCTATGGAGGCCCTTTCCTTGGAATCGGAATCCGTGGATCTCATTTGGTCGGAAGGGGCCATCTACAGCATGGGCTTTAAAGCGGGGCTCCAGGCTTGGCGTCCATTCCTGCGTCCCAATGGCGTCTTGGCGGTGAGCGAAATCACGTGGACCACAACGGATCGACCCCAAGCATTGGAGGAGTTCTGGGGTGCGGAATATCCTGAAGTGGGGACTGCTGAAGAGAAAATGGCCGATCTCCGTGCGGCGGGGTACCAGGTCCTGGAGCATTTCTTCCTCCCTCCTTCCGATTGGCTCGATGAATACTATCTTCCTTTGGAGCAAAGCTTTGAGGGCTTTCTGGATCGACACCAGCATTCAAAAGAAGCTCTTCAAGTTGTTCAGCTCCACCGGGACGAGATTGAATTCTACCGTACCTATCAGGCCTACTACAGCTACGGATTCTACATAGCACAAAAGGTCTGACCACCCCATAGCACGACCTGATTTCCGTATCTTAACCTTCGCAAAAAAGAAGGTCATGCGGGATCATATTGAACTAGACGAATACTTTGACATTAGCCCATCTGCGCTGTACACCGCTTGGCTGACTGGAGAAGAGCATGCAGCGATGACCGGAGGAGCCGCCGAGTCTGTACCTGAAGTGGGAACGGATTACACGGCTTGGGATGAATACATCTGGGGGCAGCACCTCGAACTAGTTCCAGATCAACGCATCGTTCAATCCTGGCGATCGACCGAA from Cryomorphaceae bacterium carries:
- a CDS encoding acyltransferase family protein; amino-acid sequence: MAHPSKSERLHALDALRAIMMLLGIVIHSAITYGTVDYGSAWSLKDPVNHWSNDFIVAFIHAFRMQIFFLVSGFFSALLFYDRSPGRMIQNRVKRIALPFIVFLFVLWPSIKFGFVYTGSVFSGEPESWGLAVTDLWSLGSILPNNTFHLWFLYTLIWITMFSIGFAFFFVRFKKMASKIHQGFRFVLQRPLLRLLVLGLLTMGVYGSINTWSAPVSGSFIPNFLSIVYYLFFYLIGWVLFKSKDLLGQMERGFGWNFALGMVLFCIHFFLYDSWSFWEHVAIKSLMVWGLIFGITGAFIRYGSDHSPTMRYVSDSSYWVYLVHLSWTAFLPGLLADWAVPSTVKFLTVAAITSVFCFVTYHYIVRATFIGAFLNGRRYERKLPR
- a CDS encoding SRPBCC domain-containing protein, producing the protein MRDHIELDEYFDISPSALYTAWLTGEEHAAMTGGAAESVPEVGTDYTAWDEYIWGQHLELVPDQRIVQSWRSTEFAPNEEDSVVTITLTPEGSGTRLHLSHTDIPTGDGERYRKGWIEHYFTPMKKHFSS
- a CDS encoding methyltransferase domain-containing protein — encoded protein: MDQMELLIDLHRGNPRQGPGSTASTLRALKACGLPREQRLRVADIGCGSGAQTLVLAEELEADIVAVDLFPEFTEELNHRAVSAGFHDSIKTANESMEALSLESESVDLIWSEGAIYSMGFKAGLQAWRPFLRPNGVLAVSEITWTTTDRPQALEEFWGAEYPEVGTAEEKMADLRAAGYQVLEHFFLPPSDWLDEYYLPLEQSFEGFLDRHQHSKEALQVVQLHRDEIEFYRTYQAYYSYGFYIAQKV